The stretch of DNA TTTTTTTCATCAGGATAAAAGCGCAGGTCCCAATGTTGCTCCCTGGGGCAATTTTGTTGATACAGGGTTAATTTACAACGCACATGGTGCAAAGTTGTCCTCAGATGAGTTAGATGCTCTAGAAAGTTCAGTTCCAAAGCCGATGCATGCTACTGATCATTCCCTTTCATATCTCCTTAATGTATCCCAAGGAGACAATTCAGAAAGTGGATCGCATGTAGAGAAACTGAATTCAGGGCCTGTTACTAAAGATTATGGAACTACTGGTTATGTGCATGGAACTGATAAAGTTGCTCCAGAGCCTCACATTTTGTTGCCTATAAAGTCTTCTGAAGCTTTTGTCACACAAAGATCAATGGGCAATGGAGAACCTGGTGTATATCAGAATGATAATTTGCGCAAGTCATCAGTGCATAGCCCTGGCTTGGCTACCTCTCTACATACTGGGCTGATTGATACTGATCTGAATATGAACTTGCACGGTAATGGTGGCCTCTCTCTGTCTTCGCTTCATATTCCAGTTGTGGATGGTGTTTCTAGGAGAGAGGATCCCCTTCGTGATTGGGGCAATATCTCCTGCAGTAAAGGAATAATTGGATTTGACCATACCACCACCAATAATGAACACATAAAGCTAGCACACAGGCTGCACGATAATGTTCAAATGAATGTACCTGTCATAGTTGAGGACGTGACTGATAATGTGCCTTCAGGCATTCCATCATCGAGACCAGTTGTTCCTCAGGTTGTAATGGCAGCTGAAGAACAGCAAGAGGTGATTCTTTCATCACAGAAGGATGATGATACTAGGAGTGACGGGCCAGAGTTAGCTAATGAGGTATAGCCTATATCTATATATTATTATTCATCCACATTGATGTTTGAGCATCTCTCACGTTCATTGTTCCAAATCTCAGGATCATGATGATGGCGTTGCTGATGGGTCCATTAGTGATGCTGTAGTTGCTGAACTTGAAGCCAGCATGCATGGATTACAGGTGCAGCTCTCCCATGGTCTTAATTTAGTCTTAAGCAAGATTACTATCTGATATACAAAACAACATTGACATGCGTTTTGTCAATGACATGCAAGTGATAGAAACATGTGGTGGTTGTGATTTGATGAACAGATCATAAAAAATGGTGACCTCGAGGAGCTACGTGAACTGGGATCTGGGACATTTGGAACTGTATACTATGGAAAGTGGCGAGGAACTGATGTTGCTATCAAGCGCAttaaaaaaagttgttttgctGGAAGATCATCTGAACAAGAGAAACTTGTGAGTATTGTTCCTTTAATCTGTTTAACCATTTGATCTCTTCATCATCCATGCAAAAAAAGGGGACACCAAACAGGAAAACACTGACAATAAGGTTTGATGTGATTGTTGGAACGGAAaccttttaatatattattacattcattattatttaattatttccgATTTTAAGTTAAAACTTATTTTTTTCCACAGACCAATGACTTTTGGAGGGAAGCAAAGATTCTTTCAAAGTTACATCATCCAAATGTTGTCGCTTTCTATGGTGTGGTTCCTGATGGAACTGGAGGAACACTGGCAACCGTGACTGAATTCATGGTGAATGGCTCACTGAGAAATGTTCTTTTAAGGAAAGACAGGTGGGTCTTGTATGTTTCTGTTGGATGTTTTCCACTCTGCACAATGATGTGACTGTTTACTAGATCTGTGTAGAATGCTTGATCGTCGGAGAAAACTTACCATTGCTATGGATGCGGCGTTTGGGATGGAATACTTGCACTCCAAAAGCATAGTGCATTTTGATTTGAAATGCGACAATTTACTTGTTAATTTGAGAGATCCTCAGAGGCCAATTTGCAAGGTAGGTTTGGTTCATCAAGAGCTGGGGTGAATTATTAGGAGTTTGTGTTCATTGCCAGTGAACAGCAAAGTTTCACCTTGGTTTTTTTCTTTCCAAAAGAAAAtaacaaaaaaacaaaacaaaacaaaaagtttCACCTTGGTCTGGCCTTCCAACTCTCATGTTGTTTGCTCTGTTACATTAATAATTCATTGCTAATTCTTAGGTTGGAGACTTTGGGTTGTCAAGAATCAAGCGCAACACTTTGGTTTCTGGTGGTGttcgcggcactcttccatggatGGCACCAGAGCTACTGAATGGTAGCAGCAGCAAAGTCTCTGAGAAGGCAATTTTTTTTCCACCGAACTCCTGATCATTCCTTGCATATGCAACCATGGCCACATGATATGTCATGAGTATGTAATACATGCAGGTGGATGTATTCTCTTTTGGGATAGTTTTGTGGGAGATCTTGACTGGTGAGGAACCGTATGCAAATATGCATTGTGGCGCTATCATAGGTATGTATCCGCAAATGTGCATCCAACCTTTTGTTTGCCTTTCAGCATCGATACATTTCTCGAATGTTTTTTTCCTCGAACGTCAGCAATGATACATTTAATGAGAAAGGAAGCAATCAAAATACAGTTCTTCATTAGCCCTGAGCATTTGAAATTTCTTTAGTCTTGTTGAATCCTCCATTTAACTAGCATTATTTGTTGCGAGAAGGCGGTATTGTCAGTAACACTCTCCGGCCTCCAATCCCTGAAAAGTGTGACCCTGATTGGCGAAAGCTGATGGAGCAATGTTGGTCGGCCAACCCTGATGCTCGCCCCTCATTCACCGAGGTCACTGACAGGTTACGAGCCATGCCACCAGTGCTTCAGTCAAGAGGACAGGCTCCAGCGAACAGATAAAAGTGTTATAACATCAGCCAGCAGATTATTTAACTGCAGTGGGCTGGATGAACAATCAGATTCTGCACTGACCCGCGAGGCTCTTATGTGTGCatagagtatatatatatacatgtactTACTATTGGTCATGGTGTGTATTCTATCCTGACGTAAATATGCTTTTTGACCCCATGTTGAGGGTTTCTGATGTAATTACATGTATCTGAGTGAAAAAAGTAGCGCAGGCGGGTTGTGGTGGCCTCTCGTTAACAATTTTGTGTGTATAGGTTGTGAGGGTCTACCAGATAGATGTGTGGACTACTCAAGCTTTTTGGGGGCCATGGGTTGTAAAAATATGAGCTTGAAACTTGTAATTATGTGTAACAGATGGATTGTTGACTTATACTGGTTGGCATGCCACCTTTGGAACTTTGAAATTGAGAAATATACATGGAACGTTTT from Sorghum bicolor cultivar BTx623 chromosome 8, Sorghum_bicolor_NCBIv3, whole genome shotgun sequence encodes:
- the LOC8069730 gene encoding uncharacterized protein LOC8069730 isoform X1; this encodes MDPTNLLHLRTVPSENGLKPVENSSDNLQDMACESPLAGKIKFMCSFGGKILPRPSDGKLRYVGGETRLISITRNFSWNELVQKTLTIYSQPHIIKYQLPDEDLDALISLSCDEDFQNMMEEYCSLEKANGSIRLRIFLVSLNECEDLPLDTKSLESEPEYHFVVAVNNLAHLSRSISGNNLMSQSNHQLDPSPNPFRDSPVCQINTEVGAKDSIGATPNDPSSQFFLAPYTQQLVAESSTTSSPSLGQQRTMKQSRMQPPADELTTNQEHVNRSEICNGPNLNTMLPDHLDKKQNDTNKGIGTGSPMQHLHIQRQVKGLAGNGIDLVPRTNYDVSTPAEAPFYSEKVTMHPENAGWASGLQEHRGQILGMPHAFSDPLLNNRNDLPASNLSLPAGSYMTQSFSQKICQTNELERAISRTGPAFECVKAPDIACTDESNYLVSNHFDQQYNQGIIGPASSQPPVYYQDESLSTNVTQKCHGGDPVVQRQDNFFHQDKSAGPNVAPWGNFVDTGLIYNAHGAKLSSDELDALESSVPKPMHATDHSLSYLLNVSQGDNSESGSHVEKLNSGPVTKDYGTTGYVHGTDKVAPEPHILLPIKSSEAFVTQRSMGNGEPGVYQNDNLRKSSVHSPGLATSLHTGLIDTDLNMNLHGNGGLSLSSLHIPVVDGVSRREDPLRDWGNISCSKGIIGFDHTTTNNEHIKLAHRLHDNVQMNVPVIVEDVTDNVPSGIPSSRPVVPQVVMAAEEQQEVILSSQKDDDTRSDGPELANEDHDDGVADGSISDAVVAELEASMHGLQIIKNGDLEELRELGSGTFGTVYYGKWRGTDVAIKRIKKSCFAGRSSEQEKLTNDFWREAKILSKLHHPNVVAFYGVVPDGTGGTLATVTEFMVNGSLRNVLLRKDRMLDRRRKLTIAMDAAFGMEYLHSKSIVHFDLKCDNLLVNLRDPQRPICKVGDFGLSRIKRNTLVSGGVRGTLPWMAPELLNGSSSKVSEKVDVFSFGIVLWEILTGEEPYANMHCGAIIGGIVSNTLRPPIPEKCDPDWRKLMEQCWSANPDARPSFTEVTDRLRAMPPVLQSRGQAPANR